One part of the Melospiza melodia melodia isolate bMelMel2 chromosome 3, bMelMel2.pri, whole genome shotgun sequence genome encodes these proteins:
- the CCDC88A gene encoding girdin isoform X2, whose translation MENEIFTPLLEQFMSSPLVTWVKTFGPLAGGNGTNLEEYVALVDGVYLNEVMLQINPKSANQRINKKVNNDASLRIQNLSILVKQVKTYYQETLQQLIMMSLPNVLIIGKNPFSEPGTEEVKKLLLLLLGCAVQCQKKEEFIERIQSLDFDTRAAVAAHIQEVTHNQENVFDLQWMDVIVLTQEYVEPLLKNMALHLKRLIDERDEHSETIIELSEERDCLRFLPHASAAQSPCGSPGMKRTESRQHLSVELADAKAKIRRLRQELEEKTEQLLDCKQELEQMEAELKRLQQENMNLLSDARSARVYRDELDALREKAIRVDKLESEVSRYKERLHDIEFYKARVEELKEDNQVLLETKTMLEDQLEGTRARSDKLHELEKENLQLKAKLHDMEMERDMDRKKIEELMEENMTLEMAQKQSMDESLHLGWELEQINRTTELSEVPQKSLGHEVNELTSSRLLKLEMENQSLLKTVEELQSAVGSVEGSSSRILKMEKENQRLSKKLEELENEISQEKQSLQNSQNQSKDLLKEKAQLEKTLEALRENSERQIKLLEQENEHLNQTVASLRQRSQISAEARMKEIEKENKILHESIKETSSKLNKMEFEKKQVRKELEHYKEKGERAEELESEVHRLEKENELLQKKITNLKITCEKIEALEQENSDLETENRKLKKTLDSLKNLTFQLESLEKENSQLDEENLELRRTIESLKCTSIKVAQLQLENKELESEKEQLKKSLELMKASFKKTERLEVSYQGLDTENQRLQKALENSNKKIQQLESELQDLETENQTLQKNLEELKISSKRLEQLEKENKLLEQETSQLEKDKKQLEKENKRLRQQAEIKDSTLEENNVKISNLERENKSLFKEIVVYKESCLRLKELEKENKELVKRATIDKKTLVTLREDLVNEKLKTQQMNNDLEKLAHELEKIGLNKERLLHDEQSSDDSRYKLLESKLESTLKKSLEIKEEKIAALEARLEESTNLNQQLRQELKTVKKNYEALKQRQEEERMVQNSPPRSGEGNQSVNKWEKENQETTRELLKVKDRLIEVERNNATLQAEKQALKTQLKQLETQNNNLQAQILALQRQTVSLQEQNTTLQTQNAKLQVENSTLNSQSTSLMNQNAQLLIQQSALESENEAVLKEREDLKGLYEALLKDHERLEQLHERQAAEYESLIAKHGSLKAAHKNLEVEHKDLEDRYNQLLKQKVQLEELEKVLKTEQDKMLQQSEKHETVAAEYKKLRDENERLSHTYTQLLRENEVLQTDHKNLKTLLNSSKLEQTRLEAEFSKLKEQYQQLDITSTKLNNQCELLSQLKGNLEEENRHLLDQIQTLMLQNRTLLEQNMESKDLFHVEQRQYIDKLNELRRQKEKLEEKIMDQYKFYEPSPPRRRGNWITLKMRKLIKSKKDGNRERLKSVTLTPTRSESSEGFLQLPHQDSQDSSSVGSNSLEDGQTLGTKKSSMGALKRLPFLRNRPKEKDKMKAFYRRSMSMNDLVQSMVLAGGQWTGSSEHLEGPDDISTGKRRKELGAMAFSTTAINFATVNSSTGFRSKQLLNNKDTTSFEDVSPQGISDDSSTGSRVHGVQDFICADALAPPVRGLPALCRVPCQICSSRPASLDSGRTSTSNSNNNASLHEVKAGAVTSQSRPQSHSSGEFSLLQEHEAWSSSSSSPIQYLKGHTRSSPVLQHRTPESHSKPPKTGSPGSEVVTLQQFLEESNKSNSSEMKSASEENLLDEVMRSLSESAELAGREKLRKQPAAGCGIVRSLSVRTTGDFSDGRSLKAEQLVRPSLRKAEDLYFSSSPIKFSSGAQGKPRSVKEKIQATVTQRQSRDCNPYATLPRASSVISTAEGSTRRTSIHDFLSKDSRPPVPVDAAPAPADRSAPPSSSEYSALRVSSPCVHGVPARGERGPQGEAAPTLTARPVGGNSELAKPSRMERPGGRERTLPSAGAFWDKASGAGSGSAGSFTAPQPFLSLNTELVSNISGLPPRSTSKTADQANVSAFRSVLRSQEQPCAAPKAQGDPRAALTGDPVPAPGPTEAQSPLLVSEDNQTLWYEYGCV comes from the exons AGCCAGGTACTGAAGAAGTAAAAAAGCTCCTCCTGCTTTTGCTTGGTTGTGCAGTTCAG TGTCAGAAAAAAGAAGAATTTATTGAAAGAATCCAAAGTCTGGATTTTGATACCAGAGCAGCTGTTGCAGCCCATATTCAGGAG GTAACTCATAATCAGGAAAATGTGTTTGACCTGCAGTGGATGGATGTCATAGTGCTGACACAAGAGTATGTTGAGCCTCTCCTGAAAAATATGGCATTGCATTTAAAAAGGCTTATAGATGAAAGAGATGAGCACTCAGAG ACCATCATTGAGCTGTCGGAGGAGCGGGACTGCCTGCGCTTCCTGCCGCACGCCTCGGCCGCGCAGTCGCCGTGCGGCTCCCCCGGCATGAAGCGCACCGAGAGCCGGCAGCACCTGAGCGTGGAGCTCGCCGACGCCAAGGCCAAGATCAGGAggctcaggcaggagct TGAGGAAAAGACTGAGCAGCTGCTTGACTGTAAACAAGAGCTGGAACAGATGGAAGCTGAACTGAAGAGACTTCAGCAAGAG aACATGAACCTGCTGTCGGACGCGCGCTCTGCCCGCGTGTACCGGGACGAGCTGGACGCGCTGCGCGAGAAGGCGATCCGCGTGGACAAGCTGGAGAGCGAAGTCAGCCGCTACAAGGAGAGGCTCCATGACATTGAGTTCTACAAAGCCAGGGTGGAG GAGTTGAAGGAAGACAATCAAGTGTTGCTAGAAACCAAGACAATGTTGGAAGATCAGTTGGAGGGGACCCGAGCTCGATCAGATAAACTGCACGAGTTAGAAAAGGAGAATTTACAGCTGAAGGCTAAACTGCATGACATGGAGATG GAGCGTGATATGGACAGAAAGAAGATTGAGGAGCTCATGGAGGAAAACATGACCCTAGAAATGGCTCAGAAACAAAGTATGGATGAGTCTTTGCACCTtggctgggagctggagcagaTAAACAGGACTACTGAACTTTCTGAAG TGCCACAGAAATCACTGGGCCATGAGGTGAATGAGCTGACATCCAGCAGGTTGCTGAAGCTGGAAATGGAAAACCAAAGTTTGCTGAAGACTGTGGAAGAGCTGCAAAGTGCAGTGGGCTCTGTGGAAGGCAGCAGCTCAAGGATtctgaaaatggaaaaagaaaaccaaagactTAGCAAGAAG CTTGAAGAGCTGGAGAATGAAATTAGCCAAGAGAAACAAAGTCTTCAGAACAGTCAAAATCAGAGTAAAGATTTGCTGAAGGAAAAAGCCCAGCTTGAAAAGACACTTGAAGCACTTCGAGAGAACTCCGAGCGACAA ATTAAACTCTTAGAACAAGAAAATGAACACTTGAATCAAACCGTGGCTTCTCTAAGGCAGCGCTCACAAATCAGTGCTGAGGCAAGAATGAAAGAAattgagaaggaaaataaaatcctCCATGAGTCTATCAAAGAGACCAGCAGTAAGTTAAATAAAATggaatttgaaaaaaaacaaGTCAGGAAAGAACTGGAACACTACAAAGAGAAAGGGGAGAGGGCAGAAGAATTAGAGAGCGAGGTCCATCgtctggagaaggaaaatgagttATTGCAGAAGAAAATCACCAACCTAAAAATCACTTGTGAGAAGATTGAGGCCTTAGAACAAGAGAACTCTGACCTAGAGACAGAGAACAGAAAGCTGAAAAAAACCTTGGATAGCCTGAAAAACCTCACTTTTCAATTGGAATCCTTAGAAAAGGAGAATTCCCAACTGGATGAAGAAAATTTAGAGTTACGGAGGACAATCGAATCCTTGAAGTGTACGAGCATTAAAGTGGCACAGTTACAGTTAGAAAATAAGGAGCTGGAGAGTGAAAAGGAGCAGCTCAAAAAAAGCCTTGAGCTGATGAAAGCCTCTTTTAAAAAGACTGAACGCTTGGAAGTCAGTTACCAAGGCTTGGACACAGAAAACCAAAGGCTACAGAAAGCCCTGGAAAACAGCAATAAGAAAATTCAGCAATTAGAGAGTGAATTACAAGATTTAGAGACTGAAAATCAAACCTTGCAAAAGAACTTGGAAGAGTTAAAAATCTCCAGTAAGCGCCTGGAGCAGTTGGAAAAGGAGAATAAGTTGTTAGAACAAGAGACTTCTCAACTGGAAAAGGAtaagaaacagctggaaaaggaaaataaaaggcttCGACAGCAAGCAGAAATTAAAGATAGTACCTTGGAAGAAAATAATGTCAAAATCAGTAATCtggaaagggaaaataaatctCTGTTTAAAGAAATAGTTGTGTATAAAGAGTCCTGTCTGCGCCTGAAGGagctggaaaaggaaaacaaggagctGGTGAAAAGAGCTACCATTGATAAGAAAACCCTGGTCACTTTGAGAGAG GACTTGGTGAATGAGAAATTGAAGACTCAACAGATGAACAATGATCTGGAAAAACTGGCCCATGAGCTTGAGAAAATTGGCTTGAACAAGGAGCGTCTCCTGCACGATGAGCagagcagtgatgacag TAGGTACAAGCTTTTGGAGTCTAAATTAGAATCCACGCTCAAGAAGTCTCtggaaataaaagaagaaaaaattgctGCTTTGGAGGCTCGTTTGGAGGAATCAACAAATCTGAACCAGCAGCTGCGTCAGGAGCTGAAAACA GTGAAGAAGAACTACGAAGCTCTGAAGCAGAGACAAGAAGAGGAAAGGATGGTTCAGAATTCTCCTCCAAGAAGTGGAGAAGGAAATCAGTCTGTCAATAAGTGGGAGAAAGAAAATCAGGAGACTACTAGAGAATTACTGAAAGTTAAAGATAGATTAATCGAGGTGGAGAGGAAT AACGCGACGCTGCAGGCGGAGAAGCAGGCGCTGAAAACGCAGCTCAAGCAGCTCGAGACACAGAACAACAACCTGCAGGCCCagatcctggccctgcagagacagactgtgtccctgcaggagcagaacACAACTCTGCAAACTCAGAATGCCAAGCTGCAG GTTGAGAACTCCACGCTGAACTCACAGAGCACGTCGCTGATGAACCAGAACGCGCAGCTGCTGATCCAGCAGTCGGCCCTGGAGAGCGAGAACGAGGCGGTGCTGAAGGAGCGCGAGGACCTGAAGGGGCTCTACGAGGCCCTGCTCAAGGACCACGAGCGCCTGGAGCAGCTGCACGAGCGCCAGGCCGCCGAGTACGAGTCCCTGATCGCCAAGCACGGCAGCCTCAAGGCTGCCCACAAGAACCTGGAGGTGGAGCACAAGGACTTGGAGGATAG GTACAACCAGTTGCTGAAACAGAAAGTGCAGctggaagagctggagaaggttcTCAAGACAGAGCAGgacaaaatgctgcagcaaagtgAGAAGCATGAAACTGTGGCAGCAGAATATAAAAAACTTCGGGATGAAAATGAAAG GCTCTCTCACACATACACTCAGCTCCTGAGGGAGAATGAAGTGCTGCAGACTGACCACAAGAATCTGAAAACATTGTTGAACAGTTCCAAACTGGAGCAAACACGGTTGGAAGCTGAGTTTTCCAAACTCAAAGAACAGTACCAGCAACTGGATATTACATCAACAAAGCTGAATAATCAGTGTGAG CTGCTCAGCCAACTGAAAGGAaacctggaggaggaaaacagacACCTGCTGGATCAAATCCAGACCTTAATGCTGCAGAACAGAACATTACTGGAGCAGAACATGGAAAGCAAGGATCTGTTCCATGTAGAGCAAAGGCAGTACAT TGACAAACTAAATGAATTGAGGCGGCAGAAGGAGAAACTGGAGGAGAAGATAATGGATCAGTATAAATTCTATGAGCCATCTCCACCAAGAAG AAGGGGCAACTGGATCACGCTGAAGATGAGGAAGCTGATCAAGTCCAAGAAGGACGGGAACCGCGAGCGCCTCAAGTCGGTGACGCTGACGCCCACGCGCTCCGAGTCCAGCGAGGGattcctgcagctgccccaccaggacagccaggacagctccTCCGTGGGCTCCAACTCCCTGGAGGATGGGCAGACCCTGGGCACCAAAAAGAGTAGCA TGGGTGCACTGAAAAGACTGCCCTTTTTGAGGAACAGACCGAAGGAAAAAGACAAAATGAAGGCCTTCTACCGTCGCTCCATGT CCATGAATGACCTGGTGCAGTCCATGGTCCTGGCAGGAGGACAATGGACAGGTAGTTCTGAGCATCTGGAGGGTCCTGATGATATATCCACGGGTAAAAGGAGGAAGGAATTGGGAGCTATGGCCTTCTCTACTACAGCTATCAACTTTGCCACTGTCAACTCCTCCACAGGCTTCAGATCCAAGCAGTTGCTAAATAATAAAG ATACTACATCCTTTGAAGATGTAAGTCCACAAGGTATTAGTGATGATTCTAGTACAGGATCAAGAGTTCATG GAGTACAGGACTTTATCTGTGCAGATGCTCTTGCTCCTCCTGTCCGTGgcctcccagccctgtgcagggtTCCCTGTCAGATCTGTT CTTCCAGACCAGCCAGCCTTGATAGTGGCAGGACATCCACTAGCAATAGCAATAACAATGCTTCACTCCATGAAGTCAAAG CAGGTGCAGTGACCAGCCAGAGCAGGCCCCAGAGCCACAGCAGTGGGGAGTTCAGCCTGCTCCAGGAGCACGAGGCCtggtccagcagcagcagcagccccatccagtacctgaagggcCACACCAGGTCCAGCCCCGTGCTCCAGCACAGGACACCTGAGAGCCACAGCAAGCCCCCCAAAACGGGCTCCCCTGGCAGTGAAGTGGTCACCCTGCAGCAGTTCCTGGAGGAAAGCAACAAGAGTAACTCCAGTGAG ATGAAGTCTGCAAGTGAGGAGAACCTTTTAGATGAAGTGATGAGGAGCTTGTCCGAGTCTGCggagctggcagggagggagaagctGCGGAAGCAGCCGGCGGCTGGCTGTGGGATCGTGAGATCCCTGAGTGTCAGAACCACGGGGGATTTCTCAGATGGACGATCCCTCAAAGCAGAGCAGCTGGTGAGGcccagcctcaggaaggctgaggATCTCTACTTCAGCAGCTCTCCCATCAAATTCAGCTCCGGCGCCCAGGGGAAGCCCCGCTCCGTGAAGGAAAAGATCCAAGCAACGGTGACCCAGCGACAATCCAGGGACTGCAACCCCTACGCCACCTTACCTCGTGCCAGCAGCGTCATTTCCACGGCAGAAGGCAGCACCCGAAGGACAAGCATCCATGATTTTTTGTCTAAGGACAGTAGGCCGCCCGTGCCCGTggatgcagccccagccccggccgaCAGGAGTGCTCCGCCCAGCTCCAGTGAGTACTCGGCTCTGCGGGTGTCCTCTCCTTGTGTTCACGGTGTGCCTGCCCGGGGGGAGCGCGGCCCGCAGGGAGAGGCGGCTCCCACGCTCACAGCGCGCCCTGTAGGAGGTAACTCTGAGCTGGCCAAGCCTTCCAGGATGGAAAGGCCAGGTGGTCGGGAGAGGACTTTGCCGAGCGCGGGCGCGTTCTGGGAtaaagccagcggggctgggagtggcagtgCAGGGTCCTTCACTGCGCCCCAGCCCTTCCTATCCCTCAACACCGAGTTAGTCAGCAATATCAGTGGGTTGCCCCCGAGATCCACCTCCAAAACAGCTGACCAGGCAAACGTGTCAGCGTTCAGGTCAGTGCTGAGGAGCCAGGAGCAGCCTTGTGCTGCTCCAAAGGCCCAGGGTGACCCACGGGCAGCTCTGACCGGGgaccctgtccctgcccccggccccacTGAGGCCCAGTCCCCACTGCTGGTCTCAGAAGATAACCAGACCCTGTGGTATGAGTATGGCTGTGTATGA